DNA from Eubalaena glacialis isolate mEubGla1 chromosome 2, mEubGla1.1.hap2.+ XY, whole genome shotgun sequence:
TGCATGACCTGGCCCCAGAAACCTCCCCTCTGGCAGACAGACAGGTGGGCCTGAAGTGAGGAGATGGACACTCCCTGGGCACTGGCTATAACCCAGTGTCAGAGCCCTGGCTGCTCCTGTCGGGGTGGTTGGCCTGAGCTCCTGCCCATTCCACCTGGTGCTGACCCCGGCTGCTTCCCTGTTCCCTCACTGCCAGGATGGGAACCTTCCCAGTGGAGAGGCCATGGTGAGGCAGTTCCTGCAGGGACAGAGCTTCTTCCTGCAGGAGTTTGGGAAGATGTGCTCCGAGGTAGGCTGGGAGCGGCTGCGCCTGCAGGCGCGTGGGGCTGCAGCTTGCCCTTGAGTGATGAGGGGCTGAGGCTGTGGCCGCGCTGCCGAGAGCCCCGGTTCCTGTGCCCAGAGGCCCTTTCCCTGCAGTTCTGGCTGCCAGACACATTCGGCTACTCAGCGCAGCTCCCACAGATCATGCGCAGCTGTGGCATCAGGCGCTTCCTCACCCAAAAACTGAGCTGGAACTTGGTGAACTCCTTCCCGGTGAGCAGGCCCCAAGGAACCAGGCTCAGAGTGGGCCTGGGTCCCACCGGGCCCATACATCTCCGTCCAGGCTGATTGAGGGGCCCTGGACAAACCACCCAACCCCGACCCAGAGAAGGCATGCCTCCCCCAGGGTCACACAACAGGAGGGGCAGGTCTAGGAGGCCCGGCTCTGCCTCAGCCCTGACTCTGCCCTCTCTCTTCTACCTGTTTCCCTGCCTGCAGCACCATACCTTTTTCTGGGAGGGGCTGGATGGCTCCCGGGTGCTGGCCCACTTCCCGCCTGGTGACTCATATGGGATGCAGGGCAGTGTGGAGGAGGTGAGAGGGCACCTAGTGGCCAAGGTCGGGGATGGGAGGCAGGCTGGAGAGGGCTGGGTGTCCTGTCCTAAGCTGACCCTGAGCCCGCCTGTGCAGGTGCTGAAGACTGTGGCCAAAAACCGGGACAAGGGGCGTACCAACCATAGTGCCTTCCTCTTTGGctttggggatgggggtggtggccCCACCCAGACCATGGTGGACCGCCTGAAGCGGCTGTGCAATACAGATGGGCTGCCCAGGTCAGGCCTGGGCTCACTCAGCCCTACCCTCCGCCCTTGCCCTTAGTCCTTCCTTCTGCTCAAACATGGGGCCCGACACCTCCCCTAAACCTTGTCCCCCTCCAATCCCGGACCATGGACTCCTCTCAGCTTCTACCCTGGTGGTAGGGTGGGGGGAAACCTAAAGGTGGGACGGGGCTTAAACCTACTAGAGAGAAAACTCTCCTGGGGTGTCCAGAACTGGCTTTGTGTGGACAGGGAGCTTTCTGGGGGTGGCTCCTTTCTGTCGGGACTGGATCTCTTGTCACCCTTGCATGGAAGAAGGGTGAATCACACGGCCAGGCTGGGAGACCCAGGCTTGCAGTCTCCCTCAGGGTGCAGCTCTCTTCTCCGGAGCGACTCTTCTCGGCGCTGGAGGGCCACTCGGGGCAGCTGTGCACGTGGGTCGGAGAGCTCTTCCTGGAGCTACATAATGGCACCTACACCACCCATGCCCAGGTCAGGAGCTGGTTGCTGAGCCAAATGGGGAGGGCGTGCCCTTGAGAGGCCCAGAGGGtcagaggaggaagcaggggaCAGAGCCCAGCCCAGACCTGGGGGAAGAGGCTTGTGTTCCACGGAGGAGCTGAGAGGAGAGAAGTGCAAGAGCCGGGTGGTCAGCAGCCTGGAGGAGGCAGGACTGAGCATCCCTGAGAGAGGAAGGGCTTgggctgaggggagaggagggaggcatCTGGGGCAGGTAACTCACAAGAGGCCCTGGGAAGCCACCAGGGGTTCTGAGCAAGGGAAGGCTTTGGAAGGTGTCCTGGGATGCTTGAACAGACTCTAGACCAATTCTCCCTACCCTGGGCTCAGATCAAGAAGGGGAACCGGGAGTGTGAGCGGATCCTTCACGACGTGGAGCTGCTCAGCAGCCTGGCCCTGGCCCGCAGTGCCCAGTTCCTCTACCCGGCCGCCCAGCTGCAGGACCTCTGGAGGTCAGCCTGTCTTCTGCCCCCTGCCACCCATTAACCTCACCCCAGACACCTCTgtggctgcccctccctcccagccttccGCAGCCCTGCCCTTGGCCCCTGCAGGCTCCTGCTCCTGAACCAGTTCCACGATGTGGTGACTGGAAGCTGCATCCAGCTGGTGGCAGAGGAAGCCATGTGCCACTACGAAGGTGAGGCTGACAACATTTCCGCTGCTCTCCAGCGCCCAGGGCAGAGTGTCTCCTGTGGGCCATTCAGGGGTCACCTAGACCCACTGCCCACCCATGACCAGCCAGTCTCTCCCCAGACATCCGTTCCCGTGGCAACACACTGCTCAGCGCTGCAGCCGCAGCCCTTTGTGCTGGGGAGCCAGGTCCTGAGGGCCTCCTCATTGTCAACACACTGCCCTGGAAGCGCACTGAAGTGTTGGCCCTGCCCAGGCCTGGTGGGGCCCACTGCCTAGGTATGAGCTGGGGAGAAGGGTGGCTACTGTAGCAGGAGGGATCAAGGCCAAATCGAGAGTTGGGGACATTCCCCTGGGGATCTCTGCCCCGGGTTGCCCCAGGCTAGAGAGTACTAGTAAtactcacccccccacccctccccgagTATGGTTCCTGGAAGGTGAGGGAGGCTGCGCTGATGCCCAGGCCTCATCCCCAGCTCTGGTGACAGTGCCCGGCATGGGCTACGCTCCTGCTCCCACCCCCATCTCACTGCAGCCCCTGCTGCCCCAGCAGCCTGTGTTTGTAGTGCAGGAGGTGAGTGCTGGCACATCgcggtgggcaggggctggctgTCCTGGGCTGTCCCTGACAATGTGGGGGTTCTGAGCTCCCCAACCTGGAGCAGGTGGcaaggcaggggtggggctggggttggGCGGGCTATTGGTGGCGGGAAGCCTCTGCAGACTTAGCCTCAAGGCCCCCTCCCACCAAGACTGACGGTTCTGTGACTCTGGACAATGGCATCATCCGGGTGAGACTGGACCCAACTGGCCGCCTGACGTCTCTGGTGCTGGTGGCCTCTGGCAGGTGCTAACCCCTCGCTGCCctctcccagtgcctggcaggggACCCCAGACCTCTCATTCCCTCTGTCCTCTGGCCACAGCTGACCACAGTAGCCCACAGGTGGCTCAGGACTGGGACCCACACACGGAACGGGGCCGGCTGGGTTAGGAGTCTCCTGTCCTCTGGGCCTACTCACcctacctcccaccccacccacctcaAACAGCTGGAGAGACCACGGTCATACAGTTGTAAAGCGCCAGTCTCCGTGTCCTTCCAGGGAGGCCATTGCTGAGGGTGCTGTGGGGAACCAGTTTGTGCTGTTTGATGATGTCCCCCTGTACTGGGACGCGTGGGACGTCATGGACTACCACCTAGAAACACGGTGCGGGGTGGGCAGGACTCGGGGGCGGCGTGGGATACGAGAGTATTGGGCCCCCTCCGCCAGGCCGTCCTGGCTCAGCGCCTCCCTCCCCTGTTCCACAGGAAGCCAGTGCTGGGCCAGGCAGGGACCTTGGCCGTGGGCACTGAGGGTGGCATGCGGGGCAGTGCCTGGTTTCTGCTGCAGATCAGCCCCAACAGTCGGCTCAGCCAAGAGGTTGTGCTGGACGTCGGCTGCCCCTATGTCCGCTTCCACACCGAGGTAGGAGGGGGCAGGGTGGTGGGTATCTTCCCTGGGTGTGGCTGGTGAGGAGGGGTCCCTCCCCTTGcacccctgcctccaccccccaCAGGTGCACTGGCACGAGGCCCACAAGTTCCTGAAGGTGGAGTTCCCTGCCCGTGTGCGGAGCCCCCAGGCCACCTTTGAGGTCCAGTTCGGACATCTGCAGCGGCCCACCCACTACAACACCTCTTGGGACTGGGCCCGATTTGAGGTCTGACGTGGGGTGGTGTGGGGCGGGGTGTGGTGGAGGGTTTGGATCCTCCCTGGCTGGGGAGAGACTAGCTGTGTGGTATGGGGTGAGGAGGAGATGATGATCAGTATTTGCTTGTTCCTGACATGtatgccaggcatggtgctaaaTGCTTTC
Protein-coding regions in this window:
- the MAN2C1 gene encoding alpha-mannosidase 2C1 isoform X2, whose protein sequence is MAAAPALKHWRTTLERVEKFVSPLYFTDCNLRGRLFGDSCPVAELSSFLTPERLPYQEAVQQDFHPAQVGDSFGPTWWTCWFRVELTIPEAWVGQEVHLRWESDGEGLVWRDGEPVQGLTKEGEKTSYVLTDKLGEEDPRSLTLYVEVACNGLLGAGKGHMIAAPDPEKMFQVSRAELAVFHRDVHKLLVDLELLLGMAKGLGEDNQRSYMALYTANQMVNVCDPAQPETFPVAQALASKFFDQRGGESQHTIHALGHCHIDTAWLWPFKETVRKCARSWVTVVQLMERNPEFIFVCSQAQQLAWVKSHYPSLHARLQEFACHGQFVPVGGTWVEMDGNLPSGEAMVRQFLQGQSFFLQEFGKMCSEFWLPDTFGYSAQLPQIMRSCGIRRFLTQKLSWNLVNSFPHHTFFWEGLDGSRVLAHFPPGDSYGMQGSVEEVLKTVAKNRDKGRTNHSAFLFGFGDGGGGPTQTMVDRLKRLCNTDGLPRVQLSSPERLFSALEGHSGQLCTWVGELFLELHNGTYTTHAQIKKGNRECERILHDVELLSSLALARSAQFLYPAAQLQDLWRLLLLNQFHDVVTGSCIQLVAEEAMCHYEDIRSRGNTLLSAAAAALCAGEPGPEGLLIVNTLPWKRTEVLALPRPGGAHCLGLIPSSGDSARHGLRSCSHPHLTAAPAAPAACVCSAGASADLASRPPPTKTDGSVTLDNGIIRVRLDPTGRLTSLVLVASGREAIAEGAVGNQFVLFDDVPLYWDAWDVMDYHLETRKPVLGQAGTLAVGTEGGMRGSAWFLLQISPNSRLSQEVVLDVGCPYVRFHTEVHWHEAHKFLKVEFPARVRSPQATFEVQFGHLQRPTHYNTSWDWARFEVWAHRWMDLSEHGFGLALLNDCKYGASVRGSVLSLSLLRAPKSPDSTVDMGRHEFTYALMPHEGSFQDAGVIPAAYSLNFPLLALPAPGPAPAAAWSAFSVSSPAVVLETVKQAETSLQGRKLVLRLYEAHGSHVDCWLHTSLPVQEAVLCDLLERRDPAGPLPLRDSRLKLTFSPFQVQSLLLVLQPAPR